AACATGGTGCTATGCAGGCAGATGGCCAGCTAGCATTTGACAGGCTCATTTGACTTGTGATCTCCGCATAGCCACAACTTGAACCCAGGGCCATAGAGATAACAACCGAACGCAAAGGATTTCCGACTCCCATCTCCTCCGTGCCCCTCatcacacacatacacacacacacacacacacacacacacacacaatctgCCAGCCGGATGATTTTCCATACGCATCCCCCTCTCCTTTTGCCAGTCTGGGGCTGGTCCTGGATCACAAGAATTAATAAATTCTTATTAAAACCTGCACGAAGCTACAGTCCCGCTGAAAGTGCCACGGAAGGTTAATTAGCAAGGATGAGCTGAAACTTTTGTTCGCGTTTCTGACTCACTTAATCTTGTGAGAAGCCAGCAAGCTGACATATTCTGCCTCCGAAGGCGCCAGGACAAGCAGGCTGTTCCCGTGACAGCCAATCCGAGCCGTCCTCCCGATCCGGTGGATGTATTCCGCAGGTGAAGCTGGAGCGTTATACTTCAAAAAGGGAACatgagaagggaagggaggaattAACAGAACACAGCATGTTAATTATAAACGAGACGCTCGGTCTGCTCGTCTGAAACAAAGGGGATCTCAGCAAAACCCACCTGCTGTACCTCCCTCGGAATCAGACTGTTTATCAAGAGCCCATCGGACTCATCGCTGTAACCATCACTCAACCCCCTCAGCCACAGCAGTTTTTTGACATGTGAATGTGACACGTTGGCCAACTTTCAGATAATAGGACAGTTTTCCCCATCTCAGTGTCTCTCTTTGccttttacattttatttctatacaGGCACATCAGGAATCTGTTTGCTTCtccttctcaaaaaaaaaaaaaattctcactaAATCCTCCAACCAACCAAAGCCCAGCAGTACCCATACAGAGTGGGATGCCACCTGTGCCTGTATTTAGGAGAAAAGCCATGCAATTAAATATGGCCAATCTAAATTTGGCtatgtttttgttgtgattAAAGCAAATCATAGGTAGTTATTGGATAGAAGAAGCCTAAGAGAGATGTGATATTAAGTCCTTTGGGCAGCATATGATACAGGTAGCAGTTGTCTTTCCGTCTATGACTGTGAGTCCAAACTGAGATGTTGCTTAAAGGCCCCCACCCAACCCCAGTATAGCAGTGCCTCTCATTTACTTGACTGAGAAAATGCCCAGCTATTTGCAAGATCTGATAAAGGGTGACATATTTCCCTCCCTTTAGCCTTCCCTCATTCTTTCCCCCCTCCTTTCCTAGAAAAATGAACATGCACAGAGATACTGCTTAGAAATGAGCCCTCAGCAGTTTAACTggaaaaaaccaacaaccaaagCCCACTCTAGTGTTTATACCTGTGCCCTCTGGCAAAGTTTCTACTGGCTAGAGGTGTGAGTAAGATGCTGTGAGCAATCTAATTGCTCCCTGCAGGTCCTTGCTCTTGGACACAGCTCTCAGGACAGCTGAGATTTCGCCTTCTGGACACACAGAAGTCTCCCAGGGCTTGAGGTAATTTGCACTGCGTTCTAACACTGGCAACTATATCTTTGgtaaattatattaatatacAGATCTGGGAATTAAAGACTTTACTTCCCCAGCCTTCTCTGACTCGCTAGCTGCtacaaaatctttcatttttaaaaacactaaattaaaatcacatttGTTACCTGATGAGGTAGAAATTAAAAGGTTGTTTCACCGGTGCTTTGTGTCCTGTTCTTTTTACCCACATTTCACTTGATACGTGAGAATTTCTAAATCAGTTTTCCCCAATTcaactttcttttaattatcAATCTTctacagaaatgaaatctgcttcATGCCCCCAGATTCCTCTTTGAAGTGACAGGCTGCTATTTTTAAGGTCCAATCCATCTCTCTTagtttcaggcttttttttttttaaagacaatatTTCTGTCGACAGCAATGCAGTATTGGcgtgggttttttgtttgtttttaaaggagaaatctGAACTATGCAGTTCTACTGAAAGCTGAATGCTTACAGCTAACTCAGCCCCAGTCCCAATCCAGCAAAGCCCAACCTGAAGCACTCAGATCACTGCACAGATGCAGTCAGGAATATATTGGTCTCCCACACCTGAAGCATCAGCACAAAGACAAGCCAACTGCAGAATGAGGGTCTGGACTGGAAAGGGAGTTCATCTAGGCAGGACTGCACAtaatgcatgcacacacatacacacacagcaaACCTACCTGCACGATCCACATGACTTGAGGCAGGTCTAGTCCACGTGCTGCGACGTCCTTTAAAATTAACAAGGAAATTACCAAGTAAAAATGCTTCACAGATCTCAGCAAATTAAGAACTCTGCCAGGACAGTGATTATGCTGGGAAACAACTGGCTACACAAATAGGAATTTTACGTGCCTGTTTTTGGGTGAGATGGGCTGAAGGTCAAAACTAGTGAAGAGCTTTAAATATAAGGGAGACTGTTATCAGGTTAACACAAGGAAAAGCATTCCACTACCATGGGCCAAAGCTTGGAGAATATAAAAACAATTCTTTCAGGAGGGTGGTGTTGAATTACAGTCCCTTTACATTACATCAGGGAGTCAACTACCTTAATGGTACTGACACCTTTGGTTCTTCAGCCTGTTTCATTGATGAAACAGACCCACTAGAAGCATACACCATCCAAACAACAAGAGAGGCAGAATTAAACCCCTGGAAGGCAATACTGCCCCTGAGCTAATGTCTTCTTCTGCAAGTCTAAGAACTAAAACCAGGTTGctaatgaaaagagaaaaggaaaatggccACAAAACAAGTGATTAGCGATCCTGAGCCTACAGTAGAACATCCAAAAGTGCACTGATCTCCACCAAGAACTAATCTGTAATTTCCTAAGTGATGATATGAAGCTGAGGAGCAGAAGACTTGCAGATCACCTGGtgctgtgattaaaaaaaataaaagggcagCAAAGAATTCGGAAGAATCTGCAAAGAATTCAGTAGAATCTGCAGGAAGCTGAAGGACTGCCCAAGGGGAGGGGACTCCAGCCATGCCTTAGATTTTCACCAGTCTGGTTTTAATTTCGAGAAACAAAACTGAGCCCTGAAGAAAACAGTCTGAAGTGACTGACATTCACATGGTTTGATGTGCCAGCTGGTGAGAAAACCCATCAACTTGGAGAAGGGCTTGAGTGAGACCCTTTAGTTATCCGCAGCTCAAAAATATATCCTGTCAGAGAAGAAACAGTTTAAATACTGTTCAAAATGGAGAGAGAGCACAAGCATGCTTCAATCTCCCTTCTTGATGTTCTGTTCATTAGCAACGTCCTCACATACTCCTTGGATTTTACATTCACCACGCGCAGTAACAGAGCAGGTGTGCAGATTTAACTCTGTTAGGTAATGTTTTGGAACATGTGTATCTTTTAGCTAGTCGCAAAATAGAATATATTAAGAATGTAAGCAGGAGCTTAATGTACTAAAAATGTGTCAGCCACCCACTGAAGTGTTTTCATGCGACTCCCACACACGTTAAAAGATGAGGAAGCTGATGTTTTGGCAGCAAAGATCTTTCCATAAGCACTAGCCAGGCTGCTTTGTGGCTCCAACTGCAGTAAAGGAGGAGACAGTTTCCACAGCGCCCACTCTGAAATAATACGTACTTCCACTCCAACACACTCATTAAGAAATGACTTGTTCCCAGAGTCAGATGAACAGATGTACAAAAAGCCATTTAAAGGAGgctggagaaaataaatcaagagaAGTCAGGGAATGTGTACAGCAGTTACTGGGATAACAAGACTATGAACTGTACAGCACAATCAGACACAAGTGCTGATGTCTGATTTTGCTGGTTCTGCTACATACTTCCATGCTGACAAGCCTTTGGTCTTCTGTTCTGTGCTCTTTCTCCCACCTAGCAGTACAAGAAAGGCTGTAGCTGAGCAGAGGGTCTGACCTTGGGACAAGGGCAGCTTACCTGAAACACGCAGATAACCAAGCTATCCCTGTGGTCACAAGCATGCATCTCCTACATAGggacagcagcagagaaagggaCCCCCCCTCTCAACCATCAGGACCATTCCCCTCCTCTTCTATGATACCTTTTCTCAACACATCCGGCTGGGAAACCACTGCTGCAGATAGCATTGTTCCCAAGTACATTTgccaaaggaagaagaaaaattgaaaggTTAACCAAAATCATGATAAAGAGCCAGGGACATTTCAGGAGGAGGCTCTCTCCTATCGTCAGCCCCGCATTCGCTACTCCTTTCACAATGCCACCAACTCCATTCAGCTGTTACTGACATGTATCAGCAGCTATTCTCTTGGGGTTTAACTTGGCTTTCTTTCAGAAGTATCTTGGGATTCACTGGTAATTGGAGTGTTTTGCAAACTCTCAAAGATTTCTCAGTATCAGTCCACCTGCGTCTCCTGTAGCTCCTTTTTCACAAAGACCCTGGTAGGCAGCAGCAGGGTAGAATTAGGATAGAAAGTTTGAGATGATTTGCCTTCCTCTGCTGAGCTTCCTGCTTCTCACATCTTTAGAAAAACACTTTTAGGTCATCGTATCAGGAAAGAGAATACAGCTCAAACAACAATTATCCTGTTTTACTAGCACTACATTTATTTCCTACACAGAAGGACTAACCTGCTGCCAATGCTCTTTCAAGAAACCTGACAGATTTCCAATTCGCTTTCACTTCTTCCCCATTGTCCCAGACAGTATTATCCCTCCCATCTATTTCTCACACCATCATTCCTTAATAACAGGGAAATGAAGAATATGACACCTGATTGATGACATCACCGCTGTTCCCTCTCAGTGAGCAGTGAGAGGGAGAACTGAACGCCCATCTCACAGGAGCAGGGAGAAAGAAACTACTCCagcataattttaaaagaaaaccctGATCCCAACCAAATGATAATCTGAAGCCTTCACCATGTTCCTGCCCTGATCCCAACTGCAAGTCACAGGATGGCACAATTTAGAAGTCCAGCCTACCTGAAGACTTGCAGAAGTGCTGAAATTCCTGCTACTAACAATGCGTATCAGCAGCCCATCCTCATGGCACACGACAGAGGTgtgagggagagagagaggcaTTGAATGCAAGGGAACAAAGGGCAAAAACCCCATACAGAGAGCAAAGCTCTCAGAATATCAGAATATATGCTGCAGAATATCAGAAACAGCACAGCCACAAAACTTTCGCAGTGGCCTTCGTTGCTCACAATCTAATTAGGGCAAAGGAAATTGCTAAAGTTGCTTTTGAAAGACACTCAATGGTGAGGTCTTGAAGGCCCTGAGCTTGACAATTGGCTGCCTACATGAGGCCTAGAAGTACAGATGGAAGGCAGCTTGCTCAGGTGCCAGGCTGTCAGTTGGATTAAAATGACTCATTTATTTACCAAAGAACCTCACAAAGTGCTTTAGCTAACAGGCAGAGAGGGCCTAACGGCTCTCCAAGCTGGGGAAGAAGCTCTCGCGCCTTCCCGGCCTGCCAAAAGTCATTACTGCCGAGTGTGGAAAGCCATCAGCAGGGTAGAGACCCCCGTCGGCAGGGTGACAGATTGGGCTGCGTAatcagaggaggaaggagagagcaCAGAAGCTGTCAGAGGCGAAAGCTCTTGGCTGGGGCCGCCAGAAAACTGGCAAGATGAGTTAGCGTGACTGAGTAAACAGCAAACAATCTCCAAATGATCTTTCCTCTCTCCCTGGAAGAGATGAACTTGTTTAAAAGGCACATCCCAAAGGAAGCCGCAAAGAACTTCagtgaaggagagagaaataaatctgGATGAGACCCTCTGAGATACACAGcccttctttattttcttgtctgcagaaaatatttcatggtCTATACTAATATACATATGACATAGAGCAAATTAATAAAAGGAACAGCAGGTCCCATTGCTTACTGGAGCGGAAAGATGGGTGGAGAACATGGCATAAGGGACAAGGGAAGGACAGTAACATTATTTGTGCAGCTCTTTTGTGAGCCAAGTTTCAAAATTTCACAGGCACAAAACGTGGTTTTGCAGTGAAGAGAGCAGAACCACCTCACTGCAGATTTTTGCTGATAtgaataaaagcattaaaaaaaaaaaaaagcaatgccCTCAGAGGCAGGAGGTGGTCATAGTGCCTGGCTGCCCTTTGGACATCTGCGTTGGGGAGGCACCTGTAATGTGGGACTAGTGCAAAATCTATCTCTATATTAAGGTGTCCATATGGTCCCCATTACTGTGGTAACAGGCCACCTCCTGGTTTCAATGCATTTGTCCTCCCAACATCTCTGTAAGACAGAAGAGTGCTTCTATCCCCATTTTACAGACGGGGAACTGAAGCACAGAGATTATTTTGGACCTAGACATACAACTTACTGTACTTAACATGCTAACCATGTGCCAGCTGAGCCATAGTAACTGTAACTGTCAGGATTTGCATCCCCGCCTTGCAGTAAATGCAAAGTAGCTTAGACTGAAAATGAAGTAGGGTTATGATAAATACTTCACCTTACACTACTCTCTTCACTGCAATCGAAGCTAATACACATTAACTCCCATTTATGACAGGTCAGGAGCAGGCACACAACTATCATCATTCAGTTGACACGTGGCTACCTGCCCTGTCATCACAATTCCACGTCCACTTGTATGGAGCCTGTGGCATAGCAAGAAATCAAGCCACATCTCCAGTGTCTCAAGAGGGGAATCCCATCCACTGGGATTTCTTTAtctaacttatttttcttccaaccCTGTCATCAGCTGTGTTTCCTGCCATATTTCTCCTGCCACAGGCTGCATTTCCCCTCTAGACTGTCTTACCCAGAAACTGTTATCCCAGTGAAAGACATAAGAGTGTTTGCAATGATTCTATTTTGTCTTTGTCTAAAACTGAACATTCAGCATCTTTGTGAACTCCTTAAACAGAAATTTCAGTAACAAAATAAGTCCTTGAAATTTCTCAGTTATAGCTAGAGCGTGCATGAAGGATAGCACAGTTTACCTATTTAGTACACAGCATTTACCATATGCTACTTATCTTCAAAATACTTTATATGCACCAGTGAATAATTAAGCTTGGTATGTTCCTCACCTGAGACACTTAAGTATTATCTCCAGATACAGAAAAATCAAGTAATAGTTACACTTATGAATTGCAAAGATGCATTTTGACCTTGATCAATTTGTTGTAAAGACTTCACAGAAGAGGAGCAGGTAATACGTACATCTTTACAAGTGATACAAAACATAATTGGGCAATGCTAAGTCAAATGCTCCTCTATATGTGGCAGTCCCAGTTCATAACTGTACacttaaaaataagagaaaaatcagcccccattctctgaaaaaaataaattgtaactAGTTTCCTTTAAGAACAATGTGCTGCAAGAACAGGAGTCATTTCAGAGCTAGAGAGGGTTTCTCAGCTCTAATTACTCCCGATCGCTGTAATTTACAAGTTTGCAGTGGGTAGAAATCGCCAAGATTCACACATTTTCAGATCAACAGCTGCCACTATTAGAGAGCAAATCGTGCAGCCTTCTGCACCACTGCAGCAGGAAAGCTGTGGCACCGACAggtcagaaaagaaaagtagaagGTGCCACCATAACACAAGGGTGCCAGCAAACTTCAGTAGAGGACAAGAATTTCTCCCTCAGCACCCATGAAGGAAGCTTGAAGGGCAAActacagagagcagcagagcatgtGCATTTCTAATGACACCGTTCTCTGGGAGGGCTTCCCTTCTATCCCcgcaggtttttgtttttaaccttgGGGTAGTCATTAAGATGGAAAATATCACACCACATCCAATTTACCTGGCAGTTACGGGGCATGCTACAAATTAGGATTGCTTTCTATTGACTGCACACAGAGGGCAAGGTTCCAGCTTCAACTGAACAGATTTTTGCAGACGTATGGCCATGCAACATACTTAAAGGCTCTTGTATAAGATACaagtttttttctgcatatgGTGCCTTACTGCAAAAGATCACGCAATAGTTTGCAAAGAGGGCACCAGCCCTTATTTAACATGTGAGATGCAGAAAAAGGAGATGACCTTCCTCAAGGTCAGACAGAGAGCTGGAATTACAGTTCAGTGCCAAGTCCTCTGTTCTACCATTAGATTACCAGGCAGGCCCATTAGCATGGTGCTGCAGAGATTAAGATACTTACAGTGCAAAGTAAGATGCCGGTATTGGATTTTAGGAACTCCTGGAAGACTTCTGTTCTTTCCTAGAGgattagaaaaatgaagaacacACATGCACATTACAATCAACTTCAAAGCAAATAAGCTAGAGTAACAATAACCATGCCTCTTTCAACTCTATCACGTATAGCTTCAAGAGCAGTCAGGCtcaaattaaaaagtaatgGTACAGATGCATGGTCCGGAAGGCACAATGGGGCAAATCAGATTATTAAGTCCCAAAGATGCTCAGCTGCACATGAGAACTATAGGATAAGCTTCCaaagcaacaggacaagggaaaggaGACCTCGGTCAGAATCTCCTGTgcaggagaaaggaggaagtGGGCTCCCAGCCTTTGAGGCAGCACCCGTAGAGCTCCCTGGGCGCCCTCCTGTGGTCCCAGCAACAGAGGGCCCTTGCACTCGTAAGGGCCACTCCATGGGCTCCTGAAAACCAGGACTGATGACACTGGGATGGGACCCCAGTATCAGCTCCACAGCTGTGTCCCCATCTCTAGTCTGTACCAACAAGATTCCTGCTACTCCACTTCTAAACTGAGGTCAGTCTCCAAAGtaaggctgcccacagccccagacaccacactgccctgccagcagTCCCACATGATGTCACAGATGTATCTGCTGTCACATTAGTTAACCTCTAACAACCAGTAACTGAAGGCCTCAACAGCATTTGGTCTTCACATTTGCCAGTAACACCTATTCAGCCGCTCCTGCCCACCCCAGCTGTAAGAAACTACATTACACTCACACTTCTTTGATCTTACTCCATTTACTCTTGTCCTGTCTCTGGCTTCCAATATACCATATTCCCACCTTCTTCCTGTgccctcttcctctttcttccaaaatatcCTCACCCTCCACGTTCCAAGCTTTCCTCCTCAGAGTTAGGGCTAATTGAACAGCCTGCTACACTGATGCTATAGAAACAGCTTTACACACTTGACTCCCAGCTAGACTTATTGCTCTAGGAAAGAAGGGAAACTTGGGCCTTCCTGACACGCTGAACCCTCTGCTGACAAAAATTAAAGAAGAGAGCACGCTGTATCTTGTTGACAATGACAGCAGCCGTGCTCAGCAGTACCATATGGGATCCACAATTTAGCTCCATTAATGCTCTTAATTTGAAGACATCAAGCACTAATTACACACTGGGTACTAAAAAGGCAAAACCCTTCCCCTGGTGCCAGCTACTTAGTGGTGTTCTGTTGCCTTAACAGCTGGTCAGGGTAGAGTTGGGCCAGACCAGGCCTGTTCACTCGCTCAGACAGGCAGGTTGAGGAAAGGCCAGAATGCAGGGACAGCAAAGCACATGTTTCTGGTCTCCACAGGATGGGAATGAGTGAGAAAAACAATGCCTCTTCACCTCTTGCTTCATCAGAAAAGCTCTATTCATTTACCATCTCTGCTGTGCAGCtcagagaggagcagcagctctctcTATCACAGGCTAAGGGCAAGATCAGGGGCTGAAGTTTCAAGGGAGCTCTCTCAGTTAttcagaaaagcactgcagtgacAGCTTATTTGGTGCTCTTCTCCTGGCctctcagctccctgcagcaaaCTACAAATTCATCATCCAGGCACACCCTGCTAAAACCCATTTATTTTGGGGTAATCATCATTATCTTGCTATTATTCCAGCCCAGTGAAAAGAGTAGCCTGTCAAGACACTGTTCTTTAAAATCAGTGCCAAACTGCTCCATCCACATCTAATGGGGGTCAAGTTATCATGTAGTAACATTTTGGGGCTTGGATGAAGTTTGCCTCTGGCATCAAAAGTCTTTCTTGACTGCATGAAAAAGAAGCATGGATACATAAATGCTTTAAGCATGCCCACTGGGAATACTGAACGGCTGCCTCAGCCTGCTGAAATAGTACCTCTTTCCtcttcagctgtgctttttgGATATAGCTACCAAAGTACTTTATAGAAGTAGGACAATATCCTTATTCTCATTAGCAGATGGAAGAGTGAGGCCCCTAGAGGTGAAATGATTCTCTATCCTCTCTTCTGCCCTCCTCCCCAAAATAACCACAAAATAAATCACAGTGAATAAGGAACAAAACTGTGTATCCAGCCATTCTTATGGCTTATAACACTTACTTCCTGTTCCATGTTGCCATGCAGTCGTAGAAACTGTAATTGCACAGAGGAGACAGGTGAACGTTTAGGTTGTTCAGATAGCTCTCCTGAAAGGACATTAACAAGGAGCTCATAGTGGAATTCCACTTGTTCACAACTGGAGAAAAAGATGATCATTTTACGTTGCTTTTCATActgcaagaaaataagaaaattgcATTTAACCATTTCCTGCAGGCCTCTCCCAACTCCAAGAGCTCATTTATCCACCTGACTTCCACTTCTATAGATACAATTACCCAGGAATGGATACATTAAGGAGTTCGAAGCCAAAGGCTAAGCCACCAAAGAAATTACCTGACTGTCAGCACAAAAGACAGAAGTTCAAAGCTTTGTATGTAATCCACACTAACTTTGTCAGACTAAGAGATGTAAGAGTTGAAATGAGCAAAAGGCTACTTAACATAAATGCAAACAAGAGTCTCACCATGCATTTCTCCAGGATAAAAGCTGCTAATGTGACAAGTCTCAATTTGCTGGGGACCATCACGAAATACTGCTTAAGCTTCTCTGGAACAGCAAAGTTTTCCTGGTCCATACAGTTTGAGGAACCGTTGGCTTCTTTCTCTATTTGTAATGCTGGCTTGAGACTCTTTTGGACTTCATCTGCTATGGAAATTCTGATGGGATCATTCAAACTGATATCAGCCAGCCGTGTTACTcctgaagcacagaaaatgaaaaacacatgaGGCTCAATCTGgtgtgctgctggggaaggtgATCACACAACAATGCAGTTCCAGTGAAAACCAGTGAAGGGCAAAGAACTAATGTGTAATGCCTCAAACATTGAGAGAACACTTACACAAACTTAAGACGTTTCAGGCCTTAGCCAAGCATAGTTGCTGTGGACTCCCCCAAAAGTGTCACGAGACCCTACtgttctatatatatatataaaataaccCTGAGTTATTTTGCATTTACCAAGAGCGTAAGAGTGGCTAGGCCTGGCTCAATTCCACCCAACTGACTGTAAGATACAGAGCAAACAACACAGCAACAGTCCTGccctgtcctttttttttttgccttaactcacatgtaaataaagaaatatcataaaaaaaacagtgcttGCCAGGTTCATGGCTCTGGAAGGTGTGTGACACACGCATAAACACACTGACAGAAATTCTAGTAACAAACAAGTGTCATAAGTCCCATATAATCAATAGGCATTATTCCACTTCAGTAAAGGGCTTCTTATTGGGCTATAATTTAGTAAGCTTCAGTAATATAATTTATTAAGTCTCTTATTTTGCAGTTCCCTGTGAattttttcagctgaaagagCTGACCATCTGTCTGTAACCTACCTTCAGTGAGCGTGGCTGAGAGCAGGACGTTCTGACGCGTCTCCCTCACAGCATTTAAAGCATTAAGTATCACCGTTACATCCTTCTCAAAGCCCAGGTCCAGGATCctacaaaagcaacagaaatgacCAAAAACACCATTAGgaaggaatgagaaaaaaagtcttaagCCTACATAATCcaattaaaaatagcagaagtGTTAGAGCTGATCAGATCTTTGGCCCATCTAGCTTTATGTCCTGTCTTCGGGTTTTGCcagaagatgatgtcaaaagaCACTGAGAGAATCTCTGTAGTTGAATAACTGTCGAATAAGCTGTCCAAATGGGGCATTTCTTCCTAATCTCAGGCATTTGCTGCCTGACTGAGGCCTTGAGTATGAACAgtttcattatttgttttaaatgcattatCCATGTGGATGCAGGGggtattttcattcttttctgcaTCTAAACATCTGTAAATTTACCTGTCTGCTTCATCAATGATCAGCCACTGAGTGCGACGGAAATGAATACATTCTGTGGACTTGATGTGATCAACCAGGCGACCAGGAGTCGAAATAAGGATATTTATCCCCTTCCGTAatctgattaaaaagaaaaaaaaaccaacacacagaTCACCAGAAACTCTGGAATAGGAACATGGAATGAGGAACTGAACCTGCAGAGGAAAAATCATTGCCACGGTAAGATGAACAGAACAGTACTTTCTTACTGATGAAAATTGGAATTCCTTGCCAACTTTCACCTTTAATCATCACTGATATTCATAGCAGCACACTCAGTGATACAGACAAGGTGGAAAGAAATATCAGTAATATTATAGCATGCAAGCCAGGTTTTCTTTCAAATCGAGTACTTTTTACTGTCAAGAGTAAACTTCTTTTTGTGTATGCTTATACATAGACAAATGAAAACTCCATTCTGGATTATTGG
This window of the Meleagris gallopavo isolate NT-WF06-2002-E0010 breed Aviagen turkey brand Nicholas breeding stock chromosome 19, Turkey_5.1, whole genome shotgun sequence genome carries:
- the DDX31 gene encoding LOW QUALITY PROTEIN: probable ATP-dependent RNA helicase DDX31 (The sequence of the model RefSeq protein was modified relative to this genomic sequence to represent the inferred CDS: deleted 1 base in 1 codon), producing the protein MTSVQKRTIPVLLQGKDALVRSQTGSGKTLAYGIPLVQSLQGMKSKIQRSDGPYALVLVPTRELALQTFDTIQKLLKPFTWIVPGVLMGGEKRKSEKARLRKGINILISTPGRLVDHIKSTECIHFRRTQWLIIDEADRILDLGFEKDVTVILNALNAVRETRQNVLLSATLTEGVTRLADISLNDPIRISIADEVQKSLKPALQIEKEANGSSNCMDQENFAVPEKLKQYFVMVPSKLRLVTLAAFILEKCMYEKQRKMIIFFSSCEQVEFHYELLVNVLSGELSEQPKRSPVSSVQLQFLRLHGNMEQEERTEVFQEFLKSNTGILLCTDVAARGLDLPQVMWIVQYNAPASPAEYIHRIGRTARIGCHGNSLLVLAPSEAEYVSLLASHKINVSEMKMEKVLSSLMKDIASGCTDQEARNPLLWTLRKSGSGPRSCRQNLRIMFTPVRGPSGGQKKALQSFLCAYTAYPRSLKHIFHIKSIHLGHVAKSFGLRDAPQNLTTLPTANSKKKTKPRAKRSDLLKKTHGKHRLAEILRSEYSSGMDSGVSKVKKRKKKKQRKSGNQQTPV